The following are encoded together in the Adhaeribacter arboris genome:
- a CDS encoding SusD/RagB family nutrient-binding outer membrane lipoprotein: MKKILIFCIPALMFATSCKDLDDYNNLNPKAATVVPGVSLVSNAQRVLANTVNTPDYNINPFRFYVQHWAATTYPDESQFIIETRSINRFFWDPLYRDVLSDLNEGKKIITADAVLDPKVKANQLAAVEVLEVYAWSVLVNTFGDVPYTEALNADNVLPKFDDDAAIYADLATRLDKAIGMFDATAAGLGTGDLYYSGNVANWVKFANSLKLRLGMNYADVDPGKSKTMVEAAVPNVFTSNADNAKITYLNALPNRNQLYESLVQSGRSDFVGASTLVDPMVATNDPRLPIYFKPVAGSATFKGGTAGAPNSATNNSTPGAALENPTLPGMLLTYSEVEFLLAEAVERGYAVSGTAAQHYNAGVTASILEWGVTAAAAESYLAQPAVAYATAAGDWKQKIGTQKWIALYSQPTQAWTEWRRLDAPNLVKPAAAISEIPLRLTYPTTEANLNTTNYQAASSAIGGDVVTARIFWDKL, encoded by the coding sequence ATGAAAAAAATATTAATATTCTGCATCCCGGCACTGATGTTCGCTACATCGTGTAAAGATTTGGATGATTACAATAACTTAAACCCTAAAGCAGCTACTGTTGTTCCGGGCGTTTCTTTAGTAAGTAATGCCCAACGAGTATTAGCTAATACGGTAAATACCCCCGATTATAATATAAACCCATTCCGGTTTTATGTGCAGCATTGGGCAGCCACTACCTACCCGGATGAAAGTCAATTTATTATTGAAACCAGATCTATTAACCGTTTTTTCTGGGATCCTTTATACCGGGATGTATTAAGTGATTTAAACGAGGGTAAAAAAATTATTACCGCGGATGCCGTTTTAGATCCGAAAGTTAAAGCCAATCAATTAGCGGCTGTAGAAGTTCTGGAAGTTTATGCCTGGTCCGTATTGGTAAACACTTTTGGTGATGTTCCTTACACCGAAGCTTTAAATGCGGATAACGTTTTACCTAAATTTGATGATGATGCCGCTATTTATGCGGATTTGGCTACCCGCTTAGATAAAGCTATTGGTATGTTTGATGCCACTGCGGCGGGTTTAGGTACCGGTGATTTATATTACAGTGGCAACGTCGCTAATTGGGTTAAATTTGCTAATTCTCTGAAGTTGCGTTTGGGTATGAACTACGCCGATGTAGATCCTGGCAAGTCAAAAACAATGGTAGAGGCTGCAGTGCCTAATGTTTTTACCTCTAATGCCGACAATGCCAAAATCACTTATTTAAATGCATTACCCAACCGTAATCAACTGTACGAATCTTTAGTGCAAAGTGGCCGGTCTGATTTTGTCGGTGCTAGTACTTTAGTTGATCCAATGGTTGCTACTAACGATCCACGACTTCCAATTTATTTTAAACCAGTGGCAGGTAGTGCTACTTTTAAAGGAGGAACGGCTGGCGCACCGAACAGTGCAACTAATAATTCTACTCCTGGTGCCGCCTTGGAAAATCCTACCCTACCTGGAATGCTGTTAACTTACTCCGAAGTGGAGTTTTTATTAGCAGAAGCCGTAGAAAGAGGATACGCAGTTAGTGGAACCGCAGCCCAACATTATAATGCTGGCGTTACTGCTTCTATTTTAGAATGGGGCGTTACTGCTGCTGCGGCTGAATCGTATTTGGCCCAGCCCGCGGTTGCCTATGCTACAGCAGCGGGTGATTGGAAGCAGAAAATAGGTACTCAGAAATGGATTGCCTTGTATAGCCAACCAACTCAGGCCTGGACGGAATGGAGAAGATTAGATGCTCCTAATTTAGTAAAACCAGCGGCGGCCATCTCCGAAATCCCGCTTCGATTAACGTACCCGACTACGGAAGCTAACTTAAATACTACTAATTACCAAGCTGCTTCATCTGCAATTGGCGGCGACGTGGTAACTGCCAGAATTTTCTGGGATAAGTTGTAA
- a CDS encoding SusC/RagA family TonB-linked outer membrane protein, with amino-acid sequence MKKILLLSFLLFTMLLLQAKAQDRTITGKVTDGSNSQGLPGVTVLVKGTSTGTSTDTEGNYSLQVPTTGQTLVFSFIGYLTQERPIGSTTVLNVTLPVDAKQLQEVVVTALGVEREKRTLGYAAQNVAPQQILNSREPNLVNALAGKVAGVQINNSGGQAGSSSRIVIRGNTSLTGNNQPLFVVDGIPIDNSTNRGISENTESALFNGYAGNRGIDIDPNIIENVTVLKGASATALYGSRGAFGVILITTKKGQKSADRKYPRVSLSSSVAFDDAITEGYQNKYLQGLNGLYRNGLPLGQGGYAQTPNGASQGTTSWGPHRDSVSQAVIDSIGMPRVFDPRKDFYRTGQVWNNSLSISGGGDKSTYIVTYSNLNQQGIVPNNTFKRNSVLASFSSQLSEKFSVSTSVNYINSKNNRMPEGNTKRSYLYSLNFAPISFDNKAAFEQFGNRSWTTGTGFNNPYWLTENSTMPNTVDRIIASNEATLEILPWLKLTNRVGLDTYTDNQKEHVNIGTLSVPNGRMFESLIKRTQINNDLILAINKNFSEDWVLNALIGHNVNQRSYTSRTIQGFNLGQPGFYDITNVESTQPFQSDTERRLIGLYASATVDYKNYLFLNLTARNDWSSTLPAGNNSYFYPSVSLGFVFTEVLGLANNTYFPYGKLRISYAQAGNDASEYLTNQTYQQANPSDGQRGNINFPFQGVNAFQTGTLLTNNNLIPEIVTEKEIGADLKFFKNRLGVDVSLYDKVSKSQILQQEISSSSGFVERVINAGEIQNRGIELTVQATPIAVKDFTWDVQLNYGKNNYRLKSIAEGVDNIFLGGFESPQIRADKTYGYGVIWGQGFKRNDDGKLVIGDDGLPLLADELGPIGNSTPKWAGGLRNTFTYKGISLSALFDARKGGDIMNMDLFYSTFYGTAKVTEQRNTTIVYDGVKEDGSPNTTPVLRDQDYFLNWYSAVDENFVEDGSFVKLREVTLSYSLPQALLAKTPFQGVSFSATGRNLWRSTDFSYGDPEGNLLGNTNAQGFYHAVTPSTKGYTFGVNIQF; translated from the coding sequence ATGAAAAAAATTTTACTATTGAGTTTTCTCCTGTTTACGATGCTTCTGTTGCAGGCCAAAGCTCAAGACAGAACCATTACCGGTAAAGTTACCGATGGTTCTAACAGCCAGGGCCTTCCGGGCGTTACAGTATTGGTGAAAGGCACTTCCACTGGAACATCGACGGATACAGAAGGTAATTATTCTCTACAAGTGCCTACAACAGGACAAACCTTAGTATTTAGTTTTATTGGCTATCTTACCCAAGAGCGTCCTATTGGTAGTACTACTGTTTTAAATGTTACTCTTCCTGTGGATGCCAAACAATTACAAGAAGTAGTGGTAACGGCTTTGGGCGTAGAGCGGGAAAAAAGAACTCTTGGTTATGCGGCTCAAAATGTTGCTCCCCAGCAAATTTTAAATTCCCGGGAGCCTAACCTGGTAAATGCGCTGGCGGGTAAAGTGGCTGGAGTGCAAATTAATAACTCCGGTGGTCAGGCGGGTTCTTCTTCGCGGATCGTTATTAGAGGTAATACTTCCTTAACGGGCAATAACCAGCCTTTATTTGTGGTAGATGGTATTCCGATTGATAACTCTACCAACCGGGGTATTTCAGAAAATACAGAGAGTGCTTTATTTAATGGGTATGCCGGTAACCGGGGTATTGATATTGACCCAAATATTATTGAAAATGTAACGGTATTAAAGGGTGCCTCCGCTACTGCGTTATATGGTTCCAGAGGTGCTTTTGGGGTTATCTTAATTACTACTAAAAAAGGACAAAAATCTGCTGACCGGAAATACCCGAGAGTTTCTTTATCTTCTAGTGTAGCTTTTGACGATGCTATTACCGAAGGTTATCAAAACAAATACTTACAAGGTTTAAATGGTTTGTACCGGAATGGTTTGCCGTTAGGCCAAGGTGGTTACGCTCAAACTCCGAACGGCGCTTCTCAAGGAACAACCAGTTGGGGACCTCACCGCGATTCGGTTAGCCAGGCCGTAATTGACTCAATTGGTATGCCGCGCGTTTTTGACCCGAGAAAAGATTTTTATAGAACCGGCCAAGTTTGGAACAACTCTCTATCTATTAGTGGTGGGGGCGACAAATCAACTTATATCGTTACCTACTCCAACCTAAACCAACAGGGGATTGTACCGAATAACACCTTTAAGCGCAATAGCGTTTTAGCAAGCTTTTCCTCGCAGTTAAGCGAAAAATTCAGTGTTAGTACCTCGGTAAACTACATTAATTCTAAAAACAATAGGATGCCGGAAGGGAATACAAAACGGTCTTATTTATACAGCTTAAACTTTGCCCCGATTAGTTTTGATAACAAAGCTGCTTTTGAGCAATTTGGTAACCGTAGCTGGACAACTGGAACTGGCTTTAATAACCCTTACTGGTTAACGGAGAATTCGACTATGCCTAATACCGTGGATAGAATTATTGCTTCTAATGAGGCAACTCTGGAAATTTTACCGTGGTTAAAATTAACTAATCGGGTAGGTTTAGATACTTACACCGACAACCAAAAGGAACATGTAAACATAGGTACTCTTTCGGTACCGAATGGTAGAATGTTCGAATCTTTGATTAAGAGAACGCAAATTAATAATGACTTGATTTTGGCAATTAATAAAAACTTTAGTGAAGACTGGGTTTTAAATGCTTTAATTGGTCACAATGTAAATCAACGTTCATACACCAGCAGAACCATTCAAGGTTTTAACCTCGGTCAACCTGGCTTCTATGATATTACTAACGTAGAATCTACCCAACCTTTTCAATCCGATACGGAAAGAAGATTAATTGGTCTTTATGCCAGTGCTACCGTAGATTACAAAAATTATTTATTCCTGAATTTAACGGCCAGAAACGACTGGTCTTCTACGTTGCCCGCCGGTAATAATTCTTACTTCTATCCATCTGTATCTTTAGGTTTTGTATTTACCGAAGTTCTTGGCCTGGCTAACAACACGTACTTCCCTTATGGTAAACTGCGAATATCTTACGCGCAAGCTGGTAACGATGCCAGTGAATACCTAACTAACCAAACTTATCAGCAAGCAAACCCAAGCGATGGTCAAAGAGGTAATATTAACTTTCCGTTTCAGGGAGTTAATGCTTTTCAAACGGGTACCTTGTTAACTAACAATAATCTAATTCCGGAAATTGTAACCGAAAAAGAAATTGGAGCTGATTTAAAATTCTTTAAAAACCGTTTAGGAGTAGATGTTTCTCTTTATGATAAAGTGAGTAAATCGCAAATTCTGCAACAGGAAATTAGTTCTTCCAGTGGTTTTGTGGAGCGCGTAATTAATGCCGGGGAAATTCAAAACAGAGGTATTGAATTAACAGTACAAGCTACGCCTATTGCAGTTAAAGATTTTACCTGGGATGTTCAACTAAACTATGGTAAAAACAACTATCGTCTTAAATCTATTGCCGAAGGGGTAGATAATATTTTCTTAGGTGGTTTTGAATCTCCACAAATAAGAGCAGATAAAACCTATGGTTACGGCGTAATCTGGGGCCAAGGATTTAAACGCAACGATGACGGAAAATTAGTTATTGGCGATGATGGTTTGCCTTTATTAGCGGATGAATTAGGACCAATTGGTAATTCTACTCCAAAATGGGCGGGTGGATTACGGAATACTTTCACTTACAAAGGTATTTCTTTATCTGCTTTGTTTGATGCCCGTAAAGGTGGCGACATCATGAATATGGATTTGTTCTATTCTACTTTCTACGGTACAGCTAAGGTAACGGAGCAAAGAAATACGACTATTGTTTATGATGGCGTGAAAGAAGATGGCTCACCTAACACTACTCCTGTTTTGCGTGATCAGGATTATTTCCTTAACTGGTATTCTGCTGTTGATGAAAACTTTGTGGAAGATGGCAGCTTTGTTAAATTAAGAGAAGTTACCTTAAGTTACTCTTTACCTCAGGCTTTATTAGCTAAAACTCCATTTCAAGGCGTTAGTTTTTCTGCAACCGGCCGTAACCTGTGGCGCAGCACCGATTTTAGCTACGGCGATCCGGAAGGTAACTTATTAGGAAATACCAATGCGCAAGGTTTTTACCACGCAGTAACCCCTTCTACCAAAGGCTATACCTTCGGGGTAAACATTCAATTTTAA
- a CDS encoding DUF1624 domain-containing protein: MQRINAIDFTRGLVMIIMALDHTRDLLHISSLTQSPTDLSTTTPALFFTRWITHLCAPIFVFLSGTSAYLSLQRTGNVTEARKFLLRRGIWLIILEFTIISFGIWFDLKFRTFFFQVIAAIGFSFIVLALLLKLPARVIGLIGLLIVFGHNLVSILPLGAATPLSRVALTLFNPNIFQITPQLTFFVGYPPIPWLGIMLIGFSVGPLFTLPVAQRKSFFWRTGLATVVFFICLRFSNIYGDPAAWSMQNAGLFTFLSFLNTTKYPPSLLYTCMTLGIMFLIFWLVDGFKNKLVQIISTYGKVPLFYYIIHWYLLHLILLAMVFLQGFHWDDLQFGTFLFGRPKQPSGVNLAVIYFIWLSVVVALYPLCHWYQRYRSNHPEKTWLRYL, encoded by the coding sequence ATGCAGCGAATCAACGCAATTGATTTTACCCGGGGCTTGGTAATGATTATAATGGCCCTGGACCATACTCGCGATTTACTTCATATAAGTTCTTTAACGCAGAGCCCTACTGACCTAAGTACCACTACTCCCGCCTTGTTTTTTACCCGCTGGATCACGCATTTGTGCGCTCCTATCTTCGTTTTTTTATCCGGTACTTCGGCTTATCTTTCGTTGCAAAGAACTGGCAATGTAACGGAAGCCCGTAAATTCTTGCTGCGCCGGGGAATTTGGCTGATAATTTTAGAATTTACGATTATTTCGTTTGGTATTTGGTTCGATTTAAAGTTCCGAACTTTCTTCTTTCAGGTAATTGCGGCTATCGGCTTTAGCTTTATCGTATTAGCTTTATTGCTGAAGTTACCTGCCCGGGTAATTGGATTAATTGGCTTACTTATCGTTTTCGGGCATAATCTTGTATCTATTCTTCCTTTAGGCGCTGCTACACCGCTTTCTCGGGTAGCTTTAACCTTATTTAATCCTAATATTTTCCAGATTACACCGCAACTTACCTTTTTTGTAGGCTATCCTCCTATTCCGTGGTTAGGTATTATGTTGATTGGGTTTTCCGTAGGGCCTTTATTTACTTTGCCGGTAGCTCAGCGCAAAAGCTTTTTCTGGAGAACAGGTTTGGCTACCGTGGTCTTTTTTATCTGTCTACGATTCAGTAACATTTATGGCGATCCCGCCGCCTGGTCGATGCAAAATGCAGGATTATTTACTTTCCTATCTTTTCTGAATACGACTAAATACCCGCCCTCTTTGCTATATACTTGCATGACCTTGGGTATAATGTTTTTAATTTTTTGGTTAGTGGATGGCTTTAAAAATAAGCTGGTGCAGATTATTAGTACCTACGGGAAAGTACCTTTATTTTATTATATCATTCACTGGTATTTGCTGCACCTTATTTTGTTAGCCATGGTTTTTCTGCAAGGTTTTCACTGGGACGATTTACAATTCGGCACCTTCCTGTTTGGCCGGCCGAAACAACCGAGTGGGGTGAATTTAGCGGTTATTTACTTCATCTGGCTAAGTGTAGTGGTGGCTTTGTATCCATTATGCCATTGGTACCAACGCTACCGATCAAACCATCCGGAAAAAACCTGGCTGCGGTATTTATAA
- a CDS encoding DUF1801 domain-containing protein, with product MQTKVLTPEHYLETLPEDKQQAINELRKVIRQNLPEGFSEAMSYGMIGYVVPLSLYPPGYHCNPQEPLPFINIASQKNFIAVYHMGLYASPELLNWFKEEYSKQVKTKLDMGKSCIRFKKIEQIPYPLIGELASKITPQQWIEIYESQFKR from the coding sequence ATGCAAACTAAGGTATTAACACCCGAACATTACCTGGAGACACTTCCCGAAGACAAACAACAGGCAATAAACGAACTAAGAAAGGTTATCAGGCAAAATTTACCGGAAGGTTTTTCCGAAGCAATGAGCTACGGTATGATTGGGTACGTAGTTCCTTTATCGCTTTACCCGCCGGGATATCATTGCAACCCGCAAGAACCTTTACCTTTTATTAATATTGCTTCGCAAAAAAACTTTATTGCGGTGTACCACATGGGTTTGTACGCTAGTCCCGAGCTACTAAACTGGTTTAAAGAAGAATATTCTAAACAGGTGAAAACCAAACTAGACATGGGGAAAAGCTGCATTCGGTTTAAGAAAATCGAGCAAATACCTTATCCATTAATAGGAGAACTGGCTTCCAAAATTACGCCACAACAATGGATTGAAATCTACGAAAGTCAGTTTAAAAGGTGA
- a CDS encoding SusC/RagA family TonB-linked outer membrane protein, translated as MKKILLMNFLFVMMLLQTAFAQDKKISGRVLDAASNQGLPGVTVLVKGTSTGTATDAEGNYSLNVPNTGTLVFSFIGYTTIEQAIGAASTVNVSLAADTRQLNEVVVTALGVERSRNSLPYAATQVAGDDVTKARNPNFLNSLSGKVSGVNIRQSNNIGGSTNVVIRGNKSLYNSNQALFVVDGVPISNANTNQSDQYTGRGGYDYGNVGADVNPDDIASVSILKGAAATALYGSRASNGVILITTKKGKKGNVNVTLNTGATMGFVDKSTFVKYQDQYGAGYGAYYGPNEDAYFQQYNRPGFEPGALYVPFTEDASYGAGFDPNLAVYQWNSLDPTSPTYAQKTPWVAAKNDPSYFLKDAVGFNNNITIDGGSEAGTFKLGYTNTKDKGILPNSEINKNMVNFAGSLNLTPKLVTSANINFTKIDGLGRYGTGYDSWNPMQQFRQWFQTNVDLKEQKDAYFRNKQNITWNPRSATDLRPIYSDNPYWVRYENYENDERFHYFGNVVATYKFTDWFDVMGRVTLDSYDELQEERNAVGSTGTPFYTRYNRTARETNYDLIANFNKNITEDFTFKGLLGSNFRRHQINTIFAQTNGGLVVPGIYSLSNSVNPLNPPFENDQRYGVDGYFASATFGFKELAFLDLTARRDQSSTLPKGNNIYYYPSAAGSFVFSELFKDTPWLSYGKARVNYAEVGNDAQVYSVYNTYGKQDQEINSSTRPSVGSFGSIPLFSLPNTRNNPELKPERTKSFEAGLEMSFLTNRVGFDVTYYKSNTVDQIIPIQVSTTSGFNFKYVNSGEVQNKGFEVTAFVNPIKNDNFSWTLNANWTRNRNKILSLAPGTENLVISTYQGGVSSNASVGQPFGTIRGTGFVFNDRGEKVIDSNPASATYGLYKQSPSTTVIADPNASWIGGVSNTLEYKGVSLYFLIDVRHGGQLFNLDTYYGYGTGMYPETAGNNDLGNPSRDPVGEGGGIIFSGVKEDGTPNDIRIDNTEGVYGYNQPRQMHVYDAGFVKLREASLTYSLPAAFINRIKPFKGVDLSLTGRNLWIIKKHVPYADPEDNLGAGGNGNYGLGYMSGSYPTTRNIGVNLRFRF; from the coding sequence ATGAAAAAAATTCTACTGATGAATTTTCTTTTTGTCATGATGCTGTTGCAAACGGCATTTGCACAAGATAAGAAAATCTCGGGCCGGGTTCTCGACGCAGCGTCGAACCAGGGCTTACCTGGAGTAACGGTATTGGTGAAGGGTACCTCTACGGGTACTGCTACCGATGCGGAAGGTAATTATTCTTTAAATGTACCTAATACGGGTACCTTAGTATTCAGTTTTATCGGTTACACTACTATAGAGCAAGCTATTGGCGCTGCTTCTACCGTAAACGTTTCGCTAGCGGCCGATACCCGCCAGTTAAATGAAGTAGTGGTTACCGCCTTAGGGGTAGAAAGAAGCCGTAACTCTTTGCCGTACGCGGCCACTCAAGTTGCGGGGGATGATGTTACAAAAGCTCGTAACCCAAACTTCTTGAACTCTTTATCGGGTAAAGTATCAGGGGTAAATATCAGACAATCGAACAACATCGGTGGTTCTACCAACGTGGTTATCCGGGGTAATAAATCCTTGTATAACAGTAACCAGGCTTTGTTTGTAGTAGACGGAGTGCCAATTAGTAATGCCAACACCAATCAATCGGATCAGTATACCGGCCGGGGTGGCTATGACTACGGTAACGTAGGGGCCGACGTTAACCCCGACGATATTGCTTCGGTAAGTATCTTAAAAGGTGCTGCGGCAACTGCTCTTTATGGTTCCCGTGCCTCTAACGGGGTAATTTTAATTACTACTAAAAAAGGTAAAAAAGGTAATGTAAATGTTACTCTTAATACGGGTGCCACAATGGGCTTCGTGGATAAGAGTACTTTTGTTAAATATCAGGATCAATATGGGGCTGGTTACGGCGCTTATTATGGTCCGAACGAAGATGCTTACTTTCAACAGTATAACAGACCTGGTTTCGAACCGGGAGCATTGTATGTTCCATTTACCGAGGATGCTTCTTATGGAGCTGGTTTTGATCCTAATTTAGCTGTATACCAATGGAACTCTTTAGATCCTACATCTCCCACTTATGCTCAAAAAACTCCTTGGGTAGCCGCTAAAAATGATCCCAGCTATTTTCTGAAAGATGCGGTAGGATTTAATAATAATATTACCATTGATGGGGGTAGTGAAGCCGGAACTTTTAAATTAGGCTATACCAACACCAAAGACAAAGGTATTTTACCTAATAGCGAAATCAACAAGAACATGGTAAACTTTGCCGGTTCACTTAATTTAACACCAAAATTAGTAACCAGTGCCAACATTAATTTTACCAAAATCGATGGTTTAGGCCGTTACGGTACGGGTTATGACTCCTGGAACCCAATGCAGCAATTCCGGCAATGGTTTCAAACCAATGTTGATTTAAAAGAGCAAAAAGATGCTTATTTCCGGAACAAGCAAAACATAACCTGGAACCCCAGAAGTGCTACCGACTTACGGCCCATTTATTCGGATAATCCTTACTGGGTACGTTACGAAAACTACGAGAACGATGAGCGTTTTCACTATTTTGGTAACGTAGTAGCTACTTACAAATTTACGGATTGGTTTGATGTAATGGGTCGGGTTACCCTGGACTCTTACGACGAATTACAGGAAGAAAGAAACGCGGTAGGTAGTACCGGTACTCCTTTTTATACTCGTTATAACCGTACCGCCCGCGAAACAAACTACGACCTGATTGCTAACTTCAATAAAAATATTACCGAAGATTTTACCTTTAAAGGTTTATTGGGTAGCAACTTCCGCAGACACCAGATTAATACTATTTTTGCGCAAACCAATGGTGGTTTAGTAGTTCCGGGAATCTATTCTTTATCTAACTCGGTAAACCCGCTGAACCCACCGTTTGAAAATGACCAGAGATACGGGGTAGATGGTTACTTTGCGAGTGCTACTTTCGGTTTTAAAGAATTGGCCTTTTTAGATTTGACTGCCAGAAGAGACCAATCTTCTACTCTACCTAAAGGTAATAATATTTATTACTATCCTTCAGCGGCTGGTAGCTTTGTGTTCTCCGAATTATTTAAAGATACCCCATGGTTATCTTACGGTAAAGCCCGCGTTAACTACGCCGAAGTAGGTAATGATGCTCAGGTTTATTCTGTATATAATACGTATGGCAAACAAGACCAGGAGATTAACAGCTCTACTCGTCCTTCGGTAGGTAGTTTTGGTTCTATTCCGTTATTCTCCTTACCTAATACCCGGAATAACCCAGAATTAAAACCCGAAAGAACGAAGAGTTTTGAAGCGGGGTTAGAAATGTCTTTCTTAACCAATCGCGTTGGTTTTGATGTTACCTACTATAAGTCAAACACGGTAGACCAAATTATTCCAATTCAGGTATCAACTACCAGCGGGTTTAACTTTAAATATGTAAACTCCGGTGAAGTACAAAATAAAGGTTTTGAAGTTACTGCTTTTGTTAACCCTATTAAAAACGATAACTTCTCCTGGACTTTAAACGCTAACTGGACTCGGAACCGCAACAAGATTTTATCTTTAGCTCCTGGTACCGAAAACCTGGTAATATCCACTTACCAAGGCGGCGTATCTTCTAACGCCAGTGTTGGTCAACCTTTTGGTACTATTCGGGGTACAGGTTTCGTATTTAACGACAGAGGTGAAAAAGTAATTGATTCTAATCCAGCCAGTGCTACTTATGGCTTATACAAGCAATCGCCTTCTACTACTGTAATTGCGGATCCCAATGCTTCCTGGATAGGTGGTGTTTCAAACACCTTAGAATACAAAGGCGTTTCTTTATACTTCCTGATTGATGTACGGCACGGTGGTCAGTTGTTTAACTTAGATACCTATTATGGTTACGGTACGGGTATGTACCCAGAAACAGCGGGTAATAATGATTTAGGTAACCCATCCAGAGATCCGGTAGGAGAAGGTGGGGGCATTATCTTCTCGGGTGTGAAAGAAGACGGTACTCCTAATGATATTCGCATTGATAATACCGAAGGGGTTTATGGTTATAATCAGCCTCGCCAAATGCACGTGTATGATGCTGGATTCGTTAAGTTAAGAGAAGCTTCTTTAACTTACTCTTTACCTGCTGCTTTCATCAACAGAATTAAACCTTTCAAAGGTGTGGATCTTTCTTTAACCGGTAGAAATTTATGGATTATTAAAAAACATGTTCCGTATGCCGATCCGGAAGATAATTTAGGTGCTGGTGGTAACGGTAACTACGGATTAGGTTATATGTCCGGTTCTTATCCCACTACTCGCAATATCGGTGTTAACTTAAGATTTAGATTTTAA
- a CDS encoding SusD/RagB family nutrient-binding outer membrane lipoprotein, with translation MKRKSLLLLIISLFSTTFYSCENYLDINYDPNAPKEVTEKLMLPAILSTFSYEIAGGFPVRISANWTKYLAFAGTGPHEGQYRLTANETDNFWRYSSYTDIMKTSTELIAKADQNGNPAYSAIAKIILAWNMSYITDAFGDAPFSQAFQGETGVTKPAYDKQEDIYKRIQVLLDEAIVDAGKTTGIQPGAEDFIYGGDMVLWQKLAHTLKARFHLRLSNAPGYNAATQANLALEALDAGTLSSNDEMPKFNYINAPNAENPWYQYTIDGKWSTAYKPSIFYLNLLNSKNDPRLQYQVDPVAEGDNEGQYVGVTNDATPTGLANYSAIGSFYSAADAPLYLLIYAEVPFIRAEAEFLKAGNTITPAVVTAYNEGIAASMGMYGIDEAAIATYQTANLLLPTTAYEQIMTEKYIANYLQFESYNDFRRTGYPNLPLNTETYPDTELEVAPVLESIPVRFPYPSSERSYNPDNIPAEVPSAFLQAMLVPVWWDKQ, from the coding sequence ATGAAAAGAAAAAGTTTATTACTTCTAATTATAAGTTTGTTTTCAACAACATTTTATAGTTGCGAAAACTACCTTGATATCAATTACGATCCGAATGCTCCAAAAGAAGTAACGGAAAAGTTAATGCTACCTGCTATTCTGAGCACCTTTTCGTACGAGATAGCCGGTGGTTTTCCGGTTCGTATTTCTGCTAACTGGACCAAGTACCTCGCTTTTGCCGGTACTGGACCCCACGAAGGTCAGTACCGTTTAACCGCTAATGAAACGGATAATTTCTGGCGCTATTCTTCTTACACAGATATAATGAAAACCAGTACCGAATTGATTGCCAAAGCGGATCAGAACGGTAATCCGGCTTACAGCGCCATTGCTAAAATTATATTGGCCTGGAACATGTCGTACATTACAGATGCTTTTGGCGATGCTCCTTTTTCCCAAGCTTTTCAGGGTGAAACGGGCGTTACAAAACCTGCTTACGACAAGCAGGAAGATATTTATAAGCGCATACAGGTATTATTGGATGAAGCAATAGTGGATGCCGGTAAAACAACCGGTATTCAGCCCGGAGCCGAAGATTTTATATACGGCGGTGACATGGTACTATGGCAAAAGTTAGCTCACACATTAAAAGCCCGCTTTCACTTACGGCTATCTAATGCCCCTGGTTATAATGCTGCTACGCAAGCTAATTTAGCTTTAGAGGCATTAGATGCGGGTACTTTATCTAGTAACGATGAAATGCCTAAATTTAATTACATTAATGCCCCAAATGCGGAAAACCCCTGGTACCAGTATACAATAGATGGAAAGTGGAGTACTGCTTATAAACCTTCTATTTTCTACCTTAATTTATTAAATTCTAAAAATGATCCGCGGTTACAGTACCAGGTAGATCCGGTTGCGGAGGGGGACAATGAAGGTCAATACGTAGGGGTTACAAATGATGCTACGCCTACTGGCCTAGCTAACTACTCGGCTATTGGTTCTTTTTACAGTGCGGCCGATGCCCCGCTTTATCTTTTAATTTATGCCGAAGTTCCTTTTATCAGAGCCGAAGCAGAATTTTTAAAAGCGGGTAATACTATTACTCCGGCGGTAGTTACAGCTTACAACGAAGGTATTGCGGCTTCCATGGGTATGTACGGAATTGATGAAGCAGCTATCGCAACTTATCAAACGGCTAATCTATTGCTCCCAACAACTGCCTACGAGCAAATAATGACCGAAAAATATATTGCAAATTATTTGCAGTTTGAGTCGTATAATGATTTCAGAAGAACGGGTTACCCGAATTTACCTTTAAATACGGAAACATATCCGGATACAGAATTAGAAGTAGCGCCAGTACTTGAAAGTATTCCGGTTAGATTCCCTTATCCTTCTTCTGAAAGATCTTATAACCCGGACAATATTCCTGCTGAAGTACCATCGGCATTTTTACAGGCCATGCTGGTACCCGTTTGGTGGGATAAGCAGTAA